A genome region from Chengkuizengella sp. SCS-71B includes the following:
- a CDS encoding cation diffusion facilitator family transporter — protein sequence MYDYHHLSHVKEQSKSKKTLWATLFITIFFTIVEIIGGIWSNSLALLSDSAHMISDVFALSLSMTAIYLATRPPNAKYTFGFLRFEIIASFLNGLALAVIAIGIFIEGIRRFINPEPINFKLMLVIAIIGFIVNAILTFILSRSIEEEENLNVQSALWHFIGDLLSSLGVIISAILIYFTGLVFFDPLISLVIGGIIFTGGAKIIRESYLILMESVPHKFDLDEIREDISQVEGVEDVHELHLWSVSTEHYSLTAHVFIDQQIQPFCVILAINESLKEKYGITHTTIQVEHANIHDHGEYGKEFLQQKKSEK from the coding sequence ATGTATGATTACCACCATCTCTCGCACGTAAAAGAACAATCTAAATCTAAAAAAACACTTTGGGCCACTTTATTCATTACTATATTTTTTACTATTGTAGAAATCATTGGGGGGATATGGTCTAATTCATTGGCTCTGTTATCTGACTCAGCACATATGATTTCAGATGTATTTGCTTTAAGTTTAAGTATGACCGCGATATACTTAGCCACAAGACCACCAAATGCTAAGTATACCTTTGGATTCCTTCGTTTTGAAATCATTGCTTCCTTTTTAAATGGACTAGCGCTCGCTGTAATTGCCATTGGTATTTTTATAGAAGGTATTCGAAGATTTATTAATCCAGAACCTATTAATTTTAAACTGATGCTTGTCATTGCAATCATTGGTTTTATAGTAAATGCTATTTTAACTTTTATTTTAAGCAGGAGCATTGAAGAGGAAGAAAATTTAAATGTACAAAGTGCTTTATGGCACTTTATAGGAGACTTGCTAAGTTCCCTAGGAGTCATCATTTCCGCTATTTTGATTTACTTTACAGGATTAGTTTTTTTTGATCCTTTAATTAGTCTTGTGATTGGTGGTATTATCTTTACTGGTGGAGCTAAAATAATCCGTGAATCTTATTTAATTTTAATGGAATCTGTACCACATAAATTTGATTTAGATGAAATTCGTGAGGACATTAGCCAAGTAGAAGGTGTCGAAGACGTTCATGAACTGCACTTATGGTCTGTATCAACAGAACATTATTCATTAACTGCTCATGTATTCATAGATCAGCAAATACAGCCATTTTGCGTGATACTCGCCATCAATGAATCATTAAAAGAAAAGTATGGAATTACACATACAACCATTCAAGTAGAACATGCCAATATTCATGACCATGGTGAATATGGTAAAGAATTTTTACAGCAAAAAAAATCTGAAAAGTAA
- a CDS encoding ABC transporter ATP-binding protein — MIQVENLSHQFKIGKKKRETIVPVLENINLEVNKGEIVTIVGKSGSGKSTLLNLISGYIRPTEGNIFINNQNVSEFSEGAWAKFRINHLGFIFQSFQLIPSMTAYQNVELPLIIKGASEVARKKQTLDMLEMVGLAEHASFYPNELSGGQQQRISIARALIVKPPIILADEPTGSLDSENEQELLNFIQKLNQDYNITFLIITHDDQVANIGHRTFTIKDGKTQGGRNYEIQR; from the coding sequence ATGATTCAAGTTGAAAATCTTAGTCATCAATTTAAAATTGGGAAGAAGAAAAGAGAAACGATTGTCCCAGTATTAGAGAATATTAATTTAGAAGTGAATAAAGGAGAAATTGTCACAATTGTAGGGAAGAGTGGTTCAGGAAAATCAACCCTGTTGAATTTAATCAGTGGATATATTCGACCTACTGAAGGCAATATTTTCATAAATAATCAAAATGTCTCTGAATTTAGTGAGGGAGCTTGGGCAAAATTCCGCATCAATCATCTGGGTTTTATATTTCAAAGTTTTCAACTGATTCCTAGTATGACAGCCTATCAAAATGTAGAACTTCCATTAATTATAAAAGGGGCTAGTGAAGTTGCTAGGAAAAAACAAACGTTGGACATGCTTGAAATGGTTGGTTTAGCAGAGCATGCCTCATTTTATCCAAATGAATTATCTGGAGGACAACAGCAACGAATAAGCATAGCAAGAGCTTTAATTGTAAAACCACCTATTATATTGGCTGATGAACCTACAGGAAGTTTAGACAGTGAAAACGAACAGGAATTATTAAATTTTATTCAGAAATTGAACCAAGATTATAATATAACATTTTTAATCATTACACATGATGATCAGGTTGCAAATATAGGACATCGGACGTTTACCATCAAAGACGGCAAAACACAAGGAGGCAGAAATTATGAAATTCAAAGATAA
- a CDS encoding ABC transporter permease, translated as MKFKDKVRFVRQNMKKNRMRVFMTILATAIGCAFLILLASVGFGLEKSIVSDLTEGRLANEISIYHDKDFEQLNDEDIEILKQIEHVKTVTKRNNLHQEVMFKLDGYEANWPWVYATDFPSEIEAGLELSDGRMPESNDEIIIAYHFNEILTEGSQKENEIVYYEEDLIGKTIDLQVIYYDNEGMKQYKSFPVKIVGITKQPPPNVKEQFAIISEPLLNEIEDFTMKLFLNSEQSNDGDLKNLNIDNEKTYDDVKIYTNHLENVSDVTEKLNELGYGNYSVTSELGQINTLFLVIKIGLIFVGTIALIIASIGIYNTMTMAVTERTQDIGIMKAIGAHPSTIKQIFLIESSYIGLIGAFIGTVFAYATSFVINFATPILIGTLSGNEGVDNQNIMLTYIPISLVATSVSISLLVAIFSGWRPAKKATTIDVLKAMRRDI; from the coding sequence ATGAAATTCAAAGATAAAGTTCGTTTTGTTAGACAAAATATGAAAAAAAATCGGATGAGAGTGTTTATGACAATTTTAGCAACAGCCATCGGTTGCGCCTTTTTAATCTTGTTGGCTTCTGTTGGTTTTGGACTAGAGAAGTCTATAGTTTCCGACTTAACTGAAGGGAGACTAGCAAATGAAATATCTATATATCATGATAAAGACTTTGAACAACTGAATGATGAAGATATAGAGATATTAAAACAGATTGAGCATGTCAAAACAGTGACTAAACGAAATAATTTACATCAAGAAGTGATGTTCAAATTAGATGGATATGAAGCAAATTGGCCTTGGGTTTATGCCACTGACTTCCCATCTGAAATAGAAGCTGGATTAGAATTAAGTGATGGAAGAATGCCTGAATCTAATGATGAAATTATAATAGCTTATCACTTTAATGAAATTTTAACTGAAGGAAGCCAAAAAGAGAATGAAATTGTATATTATGAAGAGGATTTGATTGGTAAAACCATAGATCTTCAAGTGATATATTATGATAATGAAGGAATGAAACAATATAAATCGTTTCCTGTAAAAATAGTAGGAATAACTAAACAACCACCTCCTAATGTCAAAGAACAATTTGCAATTATTTCCGAACCCTTACTAAATGAAATTGAAGATTTTACAATGAAACTTTTTCTTAATTCAGAACAAAGTAACGACGGAGATCTTAAAAACTTAAATATAGATAATGAAAAAACTTATGACGACGTAAAAATATATACAAATCATTTAGAAAATGTGAGTGATGTAACTGAAAAATTGAATGAGCTTGGTTATGGGAACTATTCTGTTACAAGTGAACTGGGACAAATCAATACTCTGTTTCTTGTTATAAAAATTGGCTTGATATTTGTTGGAACCATTGCCTTAATTATTGCTTCTATCGGTATCTATAACACGATGACAATGGCAGTTACAGAGCGTACGCAAGATATTGGCATTATGAAAGCAATTGGAGCACATCCTTCCACAATAAAACAAATCTTCCTAATTGAAAGCAGTTATATTGGTCTGATAGGTGCATTTATTGGTACTGTATTTGCTTATGCAACAAGTTTTGTTATTAATTTTGCAACACCAATACTTATTGGAACTCTTAGTGGCAATGAAGGAGTAGACAATCAAAATATAATGTTGACTTATATCCCAATCTCATTAGTTGCCACTTCAGTCTCAATTAGTTTATTAGTAGCTATATTTTCAGGGTGGCGACCTGCGAAAAAAGCAACAACAATAGATGTACTGAAAGCGATGCGTAGAGATATATAA
- a CDS encoding DUF2062 domain-containing protein, translating into MKKRFRDIKYHFIRLFRLKGGAKQISLGFSLGLIPCWFPTFGIGPILSIAIAKIFKANMVATLIAASLGSFIWPLLFIGNYQIGELLFFRLEHMDVLTMTYDFMIGAVINSILSSIILYFVLYYIFKRYRIPILKKMKNKKNCN; encoded by the coding sequence ATGAAAAAAAGGTTTAGAGATATAAAATATCACTTTATTCGATTGTTTCGATTAAAAGGCGGGGCTAAACAAATTTCTCTTGGATTTTCATTAGGACTTATTCCATGTTGGTTTCCTACGTTTGGAATCGGTCCTATATTATCTATTGCTATAGCAAAAATATTTAAGGCAAATATGGTTGCAACACTCATAGCAGCATCATTAGGATCTTTTATTTGGCCATTATTATTTATCGGGAATTATCAAATAGGAGAATTGCTATTTTTTCGTTTAGAGCATATGGATGTCTTAACGATGACATATGATTTTATGATAGGGGCAGTAATTAACAGTATTTTAAGCAGTATTATATTGTATTTTGTATTATATTATATTTTCAAGAGATACCGTATTCCCATTTTGAAAAAAATGAAGAACAAGAAAAATTGTAACTAA